A genome region from Brachymonas denitrificans includes the following:
- the pdxH gene encoding pyridoxamine 5'-phosphate oxidase has translation MNTGHPDIAHLRKSYERAELNENASHADPMQQFAQWLDEAFKAQVPEPNAMTLATVGNDLRPSTRVVLIKGYDERGITWFTNYQSRKGRQLAGNPFAALQFHWVELERVVRIEGRVHKVADEESDAYFQSRPLDHRIGAWASPQSEVIEGRTELVTAAARYGAQFLLQPPRPPHWGGFRLVPDQWEFWQGRKSRLHDRLRYRQQADGSWLRERLAP, from the coding sequence ATGAACACCGGCCACCCCGATATCGCCCATCTGCGCAAAAGCTACGAACGCGCCGAACTCAACGAAAACGCCTCGCATGCAGATCCGATGCAGCAGTTTGCGCAATGGCTCGATGAAGCCTTCAAGGCCCAGGTGCCCGAACCCAATGCCATGACCCTGGCCACCGTCGGCAACGACCTGCGCCCCAGCACCCGCGTGGTACTGATCAAGGGCTACGACGAGCGCGGTATCACCTGGTTCACCAACTACCAGAGCCGCAAGGGCCGCCAGCTGGCCGGCAACCCGTTTGCCGCACTGCAGTTCCACTGGGTCGAACTCGAACGCGTGGTGCGTATCGAGGGCCGCGTGCACAAGGTGGCCGACGAGGAAAGCGATGCCTACTTCCAGTCGCGCCCGCTGGACCACCGCATCGGCGCCTGGGCCAGCCCGCAGAGCGAAGTCATCGAGGGCCGCACCGAACTGGTGACGGCGGCCGCGCGCTATGGCGCCCAGTTTCTGCTGCAGCCGCCACGCCCGCCGCACTGGGGTGGCTTCCGTCTGGTGCCGGACCAGTGGGAATTCTGGCAGGGCCGCAAAAGCCGCCTGCACGACCGCCTGCGCTACCGACAGCAGGCGGATGGCAGCTGGCTGCGCGAGCGCCTGGCGCCCTGA
- a CDS encoding OmpA family protein — MAFNINDDDREQKTVVGFLIGAVVLLAIALAVGFGMSRAGVFGKKDGAASLGASAVAAADAASAAVAASDAASDAASGSAAASGSAASAADQGAAAQAGADEASVKVVDGVVRFYFASGKAELAGGAKEALADAVAAAKAGKKLVLSGYHDSTGDPAKNAELAKQRAFAVRDALVAEGVAESSIDLKKPEIMPDSKGNDPEARRVDVKID; from the coding sequence ATGGCTTTCAACATCAATGATGACGACCGCGAACAGAAGACGGTCGTCGGTTTCCTGATCGGCGCCGTTGTGCTGCTGGCGATTGCGCTGGCTGTCGGTTTCGGCATGTCGCGTGCCGGCGTGTTTGGCAAGAAGGATGGCGCTGCCTCCCTGGGTGCCAGCGCCGTGGCAGCCGCTGACGCCGCTTCCGCAGCCGTGGCCGCTTCCGATGCAGCATCCGATGCCGCCTCCGGCTCTGCCGCTGCTTCCGGCAGCGCTGCGTCCGCTGCTGATCAGGGCGCTGCCGCCCAGGCCGGTGCCGACGAAGCCAGCGTGAAGGTGGTGGACGGCGTGGTGCGCTTCTACTTTGCCAGCGGCAAGGCCGAACTGGCCGGCGGTGCCAAGGAAGCCCTGGCGGATGCCGTGGCTGCTGCCAAGGCCGGCAAGAAGCTGGTGCTGAGCGGCTACCACGACAGCACGGGCGATCCGGCCAAGAATGCCGAGCTGGCCAAGCAGCGTGCCTTTGCCGTGCGTGATGCCCTGGTCGCCGAAGGCGTTGCCGAAAGCAGCATCGACCTGAAGAAGCCCGAAATCATGCCCGACAGCAAGGGCAACGATCCCGAAGCCCGTCGCGTGGACGTGAAGATCGACTGA